The following coding sequences lie in one bacterium genomic window:
- a CDS encoding PglZ domain-containing protein: MSTKKIIWADDEIELLKPHILFLQQRGYDVTPVTNGEDAVTHIHSGKYDLVLLDEMMSGKDGLTTLEEIKELHPALPVIMITKSEEEKLMDDAIGRKIDFYLTKPVNPSQILMACKQILESRHITGQKISKDYIQEFNKISMQLMEPLSFKDWYDIHLSLSQWELELDEFADLGLRQTLENQKQACNVEFGKFVERNYQTWLNDRSGASPELSIDIVRKHVFPKIAAKKRVVFLVIDCLRLDQWLGFEPMLYPYFKINKDYYYSILPTATPYSRNAIFSGMFPIDIERKFPEIWTKGEEDDSSRNRFEKELLEYQLKANHVPLETELKFVKILNMDAAKNLESNIVSYVESSEVTAIVLNFLDILAHSRSDSTVIKEIAPNESAYRSLSNAWFNHSPMFEILKRLSKLDCTIIVTSDHGSIRSLHATQVIGDKETSTSLRYKYGKNIKANPKHAVFVKNPADYKLPARGVNMHYIIAKEDYYFIYPTNYHYYQNYYKDSFQHGGISLEEMIMPVIELEGKK, encoded by the coding sequence ATGTCGACTAAAAAAATCATCTGGGCGGATGATGAAATCGAACTGCTCAAGCCGCACATTTTATTTTTACAACAACGCGGTTATGATGTAACGCCCGTTACGAACGGCGAGGACGCGGTGACCCATATTCACAGCGGCAAATACGACCTGGTATTACTCGATGAAATGATGTCGGGTAAAGACGGACTTACGACGCTCGAAGAAATTAAAGAATTGCATCCGGCACTGCCCGTCATTATGATCACCAAAAGCGAAGAAGAAAAGCTGATGGATGATGCGATCGGGCGAAAAATTGATTTTTATCTTACCAAGCCTGTCAATCCCAGCCAAATCCTGATGGCGTGCAAACAAATTCTTGAATCACGCCACATTACGGGTCAAAAAATTTCGAAAGATTACATTCAGGAATTCAATAAAATTTCCATGCAACTCATGGAGCCATTGTCATTCAAGGACTGGTACGATATCCATTTGTCGTTGTCACAATGGGAACTTGAATTGGATGAGTTTGCTGATCTCGGCTTACGCCAGACTCTGGAAAATCAGAAACAGGCTTGCAATGTCGAATTCGGTAAGTTCGTCGAACGTAATTATCAAACATGGCTCAACGACCGTTCAGGTGCGTCACCGGAATTATCCATTGATATTGTCAGGAAGCACGTCTTCCCGAAAATTGCCGCCAAAAAACGTGTCGTGTTTTTGGTCATCGATTGCTTACGCCTCGATCAATGGCTTGGATTTGAGCCGATGCTGTATCCGTATTTCAAAATTAACAAAGATTATTACTACTCGATCCTTCCCACCGCTACTCCCTATTCACGCAATGCGATTTTCAGCGGCATGTTTCCGATCGACATCGAACGAAAATTTCCTGAAATCTGGACAAAAGGCGAAGAAGACGATTCCAGCCGCAACCGTTTTGAAAAAGAGCTTTTGGAATATCAGCTCAAAGCCAATCACGTACCGCTCGAAACAGAATTGAAATTCGTTAAAATTCTCAACATGGATGCCGCTAAAAATCTTGAAAGCAATATTGTCAGTTACGTCGAATCGTCCGAAGTGACCGCCATTGTTTTAAATTTCTTAGACATCCTTGCACATTCGCGCAGCGATTCTACGGTCATTAAAGAAATCGCGCCCAACGAATCGGCTTATCGTTCGCTTAGTAACGCATGGTTCAACCACTCACCGATGTTTGAGATCCTCAAACGCCTTTCGAAATTAGATTGCACCATTATTGTCACTTCTGATCACGGAAGCATTCGCAGTTTACACGCAACACAGGTCATCGGTGATAAAGAAACGTCAACCAGCTTACGATACAAATACGGAAAAAATATCAAAGCGAATCCGAAGCACGCCGTCTTTGTTAAAAATCCTGCCGATTACAAATTACCGGCCCGCGGCGTGAACATGCATTACATCATCGCCAAAGAAGATTATTATTTCATTTACCCTACGAATTACCATTATTATCAAAACTATTATAAAGACAGTTTCCAGCACGGCGGCATCTCTCTTGAAGAAATGATCATGCCGGTGATCGAATTGGAAGGAAAGAAATAA